One window of Pseudomonas sp. ML2-2023-3 genomic DNA carries:
- a CDS encoding SDR family NAD(P)-dependent oxidoreductase: MNKVAFITGASRGIGRETALAFARAGFDLAISARSLEEGENHTHGLRNPDGTALPGSLNATAAAIRELGRKALVVRMDLLDSESVLAASQAVFAEYGRVDVLVNNAIYQGSDLNAPFMELQPETLERVFQGYMMTPFLLTRAVVSQMLEQGGGVVINVTSGAGETDPPVAAGKGGWGYAYGAGKAAVSRLSGILSVEFGDQGIRAYTLNPGVVTTDALRATIGDKGVIALRAGSAPPEVPAAVMLWLATNEAAVDHQRKTIQCQPFAREHGIVEDWR; this comes from the coding sequence ATGAACAAAGTGGCATTTATTACGGGCGCCAGTCGCGGTATTGGTCGTGAAACAGCGTTGGCGTTTGCCCGTGCAGGTTTTGATCTGGCCATCAGCGCCCGCAGCCTGGAAGAAGGTGAAAACCACACCCACGGTTTGCGCAACCCTGACGGCACGGCGTTGCCCGGCAGTTTGAACGCAACCGCCGCAGCCATTCGCGAACTGGGCCGCAAGGCCTTGGTGGTGCGCATGGACCTGCTCGACAGTGAGTCGGTGCTTGCGGCCAGTCAGGCGGTGTTTGCGGAATATGGCCGGGTGGATGTACTGGTCAATAACGCGATTTATCAGGGCAGCGATCTGAACGCGCCCTTTATGGAGTTGCAGCCAGAGACCCTGGAGCGGGTGTTTCAAGGCTACATGATGACCCCGTTCCTGCTGACCCGGGCCGTGGTCAGCCAGATGCTGGAGCAGGGCGGCGGGGTAGTGATCAATGTCACCTCCGGAGCGGGTGAAACCGATCCGCCGGTGGCGGCAGGCAAGGGCGGCTGGGGTTATGCCTATGGTGCGGGCAAGGCTGCGGTGTCGCGGCTGTCGGGGATTTTGTCGGTGGAGTTCGGCGATCAGGGGATTCGCGCCTACACCCTGAACCCGGGCGTGGTGACCACCGATGCCTTGCGCGCCACCATCGGTGACAAGGGCGTGATTGCCTTGCGTGCAGGCTCTGCACCGCCCGAGGTGCCGGCAGCGGTGATGCTGTGGCTGGCAACCAATGAGGCTGCAGTCGATCATCAGCGCAAGACCATTCAATGCCAGCCGTTTGCCCGGGAACACGGGATTGTTGAGGATTGGCGTTAA
- a CDS encoding SDR family oxidoreductase, protein MPVTAVSGSASGIGAAVCAVLRAAGHRIIGIDRANAEVVADLSTRAGREAAVAQVLEQSGGVLDGLVCCAGLGVTASSSSLVLAVNYFGVSELLDGLADALAKGQHPAALVIGSVAATQPGADQQPMVAALLGGDETLALELANALGQPHIAYASSKYAVTCEARRKSVQWAAQGIRLNVVAPGAVETPLHQAAKEDERFGKAVREFVAPLGRAGTPEEIARVVAFLQSSQASFVTGSVVFVDGGMDAMVRAQRF, encoded by the coding sequence ATGCCAGTTACAGCTGTCAGTGGTTCCGCTTCCGGGATCGGCGCCGCCGTGTGCGCGGTATTACGGGCTGCGGGGCACCGCATTATCGGGATTGACCGGGCCAATGCCGAGGTGGTCGCCGACCTGTCCACCCGTGCCGGGCGCGAGGCCGCCGTGGCGCAGGTGCTTGAACAGTCGGGCGGTGTGCTCGACGGCCTGGTGTGTTGCGCCGGGCTCGGGGTGACGGCGTCTTCCAGCAGCCTGGTGCTGGCGGTGAACTACTTTGGCGTCAGCGAATTGCTTGATGGCCTGGCCGATGCGCTGGCCAAGGGGCAACACCCGGCCGCGCTGGTCATTGGCTCGGTGGCCGCCACCCAGCCCGGCGCGGATCAACAACCGATGGTCGCAGCCTTGCTGGGCGGTGACGAGACCCTGGCGCTGGAGTTGGCCAATGCACTGGGCCAGCCCCACATCGCCTATGCCAGCTCCAAGTACGCGGTGACCTGTGAAGCGCGGCGCAAGTCGGTGCAGTGGGCGGCGCAAGGTATTCGCCTGAACGTGGTTGCGCCGGGCGCAGTAGAAACCCCGCTGCACCAGGCAGCCAAGGAAGATGAGCGGTTCGGCAAGGCGGTGCGTGAATTTGTGGCGCCATTGGGCCGTGCGGGTACGCCTGAAGAAATCGCCCGGGTGGTTGCTTTTCTGCAATCGAGCCAGGCCAGTTTTGTGACCGGCAGCGTAGTGTTCGTCGATGGTGGTATGGACGCAATGGTGCGTGCGCAGCGCTTCTGA
- a CDS encoding helix-turn-helix transcriptional regulator — MDTVTLNHQTLASLGLELADYDQMVGNFYDGALDPKVMGRTLCAVRSMFKANYATLILRVPDQPDLGLMIVAGDIEGEGELTYQTYPQANTPFAGQALDQVFTVEDLMSESEWVQSPYFKAYCAKQDVYHVMGADISTPDGGKLRFRLTRPKTSPKFSSAERALCSSFLPHLRRALHLHNLLDRSESMSELYAQAISRLSVATIVLDETGKVLRLNPVAEEILKNADGLKLVGGRLEATYPSDNRELQRLVKHAFSQEVRDGGVTADAMSVTRPSGQVSLGLVVEAIPSLEWAEGKSKPAAVIYIRDSVGKSLASEVVTKQLFNLTKAETALAMELANGLSLEEAAENLNIRRNTARAHLRSIFSKTGVRRQTELVRILLNSVVALGKPKCALRAAESVVVPAPQLARPVRKSA, encoded by the coding sequence GTGGATACAGTGACCCTGAACCACCAAACCCTGGCCAGTCTGGGGCTCGAACTGGCCGATTACGATCAAATGGTCGGTAACTTCTACGACGGTGCGCTGGACCCGAAAGTGATGGGTCGTACCTTGTGTGCCGTTCGCAGCATGTTCAAGGCCAACTACGCGACCCTGATTCTGCGGGTGCCGGATCAGCCCGATCTGGGCTTGATGATTGTGGCTGGTGATATCGAAGGCGAGGGTGAGTTGACGTATCAGACCTACCCGCAAGCCAACACTCCGTTCGCCGGGCAGGCGCTTGATCAGGTGTTTACGGTTGAAGACCTGATGAGCGAGTCCGAGTGGGTGCAGTCGCCGTATTTCAAAGCCTACTGTGCCAAGCAGGATGTCTATCATGTGATGGGCGCCGATATTTCGACTCCCGACGGCGGCAAGCTGCGCTTTCGTCTTACCCGGCCCAAAACGTCTCCCAAATTCTCCAGTGCCGAGCGAGCATTGTGCAGCAGTTTCTTGCCGCATCTGCGCCGGGCCCTGCACCTGCACAACCTGCTCGATCGCAGCGAGTCCATGAGCGAACTTTACGCGCAGGCCATCAGCCGCCTGTCCGTGGCCACCATCGTGCTCGACGAAACCGGCAAGGTACTGCGCCTTAACCCGGTTGCTGAAGAAATCCTCAAGAATGCTGATGGCTTGAAACTGGTGGGCGGCCGGCTGGAGGCCACTTACCCCAGCGATAACCGTGAGCTGCAGCGTCTGGTCAAGCACGCCTTTAGCCAGGAAGTACGCGACGGTGGGGTGACGGCCGATGCAATGTCCGTTACTCGGCCATCGGGGCAGGTCAGCCTGGGCCTGGTGGTCGAGGCGATTCCTTCGCTCGAGTGGGCGGAAGGCAAAAGCAAGCCTGCGGCGGTGATCTATATCCGTGATTCGGTCGGCAAGTCGCTGGCCAGTGAAGTGGTGACCAAGCAGCTGTTCAACCTGACTAAAGCCGAAACGGCGCTGGCGATGGAGCTGGCGAACGGCTTGTCACTGGAAGAAGCCGCCGAAAACCTGAATATCAGACGCAACACCGCACGGGCGCACCTGCGTTCGATCTTCTCCAAGACGGGGGTGCGCCGTCAGACTGAACTGGTAAGGATTTTGCTGAACAGCGTGGTCGCCTTGGGAAAGCCCAAGTGCGCCTTGCGAGCGGCTGAGTCCGTGGTGGTGCCAGCACCCCAGTTGGCGCGACCCGTTCGCAAAAGCGCTTAA